From Camelina sativa cultivar DH55 chromosome 20, Cs, whole genome shotgun sequence, the proteins below share one genomic window:
- the LOC104772854 gene encoding uncharacterized protein LOC104772854, translating into MANRDIYGGNSRADEKTASEALAEELNRNEINMKMRYGEIRRRDKGVPIGCNCGAVLLVATSNDPTTRGERYFSCPYDITDGPGQGCGFRKWWTDAVREEFRVTQEEKNEMKQDLDATKKRIEIQEEMILYLEKKYDALEKKFESLNKYL; encoded by the exons ATGGCAAATAGAGATATATACGGCGGCAACTCCAGGGCTGATGAGAAAACTGCTTCTGAAGCACTAGCTGAG GAACTGAAtcgtaatgaaataaatatgaaaatgaggtaCGGCGAAATCCGGAGGCGAGACAAGGGCGTTCCAATCGGGTGTAATTGCGGTGCGGTGCTTCTCGTTGCCACTTCTAATGATCCTACCACGAGAGGAGAACGTTATTTCAGTTGTCCGTATGACATCACagat GGTCCCGGTCAAGGCTGCGGTTTCAGGAAGTGGTGGACTGATGCAGTGCGCGAAGAGTTTAGGGTTActcaggaggagaagaatgagatgaagcaGGACTTGGATGCAACCAAGAAGCGCAtcgagattcaagaagaaatgatcttgtatttggaaaagaaatatgacgcgctggagaagaagtttgagagcttgaacaagTATCTGTGA
- the LOC109131292 gene encoding putative invertase inhibitor, producing MKFLVSLVMFSLLLNCFTFAQTLIQDSCKKAAMKIPDFYYNFCVDSLTQDPQSKNATTLKGLILSSTKNAEANAMKVKGIVEHILKGKKYESIEAELRDCVEFYDDANDSLNTALASVRSQDYKTANENFGIALDVPRDCEDGIKERTQHSPITDENNTLLQKISVPCGLNYILI from the coding sequence atgaagttCTTGGTTTCATTGGTtatgttctctcttcttttgaaCTGTTTCACATTTGCTCAAACTCTCATTCAAGATTCTTGCAAGAAAGCAGCCATGAAAATACCGGACTTTTATTACAATTTCTGCGTCGATTCTCTTACACAAGATCCACAAAGCAAAAACGCAACCACCCTCAAAGGTTTGATCCTATCGTCGACGAAGAACGCTGAAGCAAACGCTATGAAAGTTAAAGGAATCGTTGAACATATCCTCAAGGGCAAGAAATATGAAAGTATTGAAGCAGAGCTACGCGATTGCGTTGAGTTTTATGACGATGCTAATGATTCGTTAAACACTGCTTTAGCAAGCGTTCGATCGCAAGATTATAAAACCGCTaatgaaaattttggtattgCTTTGGATGTACCACGCGATTGCGAGGATGGTATCAAGGAAAGAACACAGCATTCTCCCATTACTGACGAGAACAATACTTTGCTTCAGAAGATTTCGGTTCCTTGTGgtttaaattatatactaatatga